The Herbiconiux sp. A18JL235 region AAGACGGCAGCCGGGCGACGCCCGCATCCGGCTGATATCCTGACGGCTCGCAGCATGCAGGACCGTCGCGGCGGCCCGCCGAACGGAGCAGCACACCATGACCGAACCGAGCGACTCCAGGGTCGGCCTCTACATCGACTTCGACAACATCGTCATCTCGCGCTACCAGCAGCTGCACGGCAGGCAGGCCTTCCAGCGCGACGGCATCCGCGACTTCGACCGCACCCGCCAGGGCGCCGACCCCGAGATCGCAGCGCGACTCGCGGCGGCCACGGTCGACTTCGACGCTGTCGTCGACTTCGCGGCCTCGTTCGGCACCATCGTGGTGAACCGGGCCTACGCCGACTGGTCGGTCCCGGTGAACGCCAGCTACCAGCGTCAGCTCATGTCGCGGGCCGTCGACCTCACCCAGCTGTTCACCACCACCACGCGGGGAACGAAGAACGGTGCCGACATCCGTCTCGCCGTCGACGTGGTGGAAGACCTGTTCCGCCTGCCCGACCTCACGCACGTCATCATCGTCGCCGGCGACTCCGACTACATCGCGCTGGCGCAGAAGTCGAAGCGACTCGGCCGCTACGTCGTCGGCATCGGCGTGGCCGGCTCGTCGAGCACCTCGTTGGCCGCCGCCTGCGACGAGTTCGAGCACTACGACTCGCTGCCCGGGGTGAAGGATGCTGCGGGCGCCGTCGCCCGGTCGGGAGGCTCCACGGGTGGCCGGGCGGCGGGGCGGAAGGTCGAGTCGGCAGCCGGAGCCGGGGCCTCCGACGACTCCTCGGCTCAAGGACAGTCCCAGTCGTCGGCGCAGAGCCCGGGCGCCGAGGGCGACGCGCAGACCGAGAAGAAGACCACCACGCGCGGCCGCCGCGCCGCGGCGATGACCCCGACCTTCTCGCACCTCGACGACGCCGGCTACGAGGAGCCGGAGCCCACCGAGCAGGTCGACCCCCAGCAGACCGCCACCGAGCTGCTCGTGCGCGCGCTCCAGGTGGGGCACGCCAAGGGCGACGACGACGAGTGGCTGAACACCGGCAACGTGAAGAACCAGATGCGCCGGATGGATCCGTCGTTCAGCGAGAAGCCCCTCGGTTTCCGCTCCTTCGGCGACTTCCTGGCGTCCCGTGACGAGGTGGCGGAGCTCGGCGAAGACGGCTCCCAGCGCCTCATCCGCCTGCGCCAGGCCCCCCAGCCCAGCGCCCGCCGCCGCCGCTGAGCCTCACCCGCGCACCGGTTCAGCCGCCGTCGAGCTCCAGCCTCATCAGTACGCGCGGAAAGCCGTTCAGCACCGACGTCGTGTCGGCTGCCTTCTCGAAACCCGCCTTCTCGAAGAGGCTCCTGGTGCCGACGTACGCCATCGTGAGATCGACCTTCTTCCCGGCGTTGTCGACGGGGTAGCCCTCGATCGCCCGGGCACCGTGATCGCGGGCGAACTCCACGGCGCCCGCCAGCAGCCGGTGGGAGATGCCCCGCCCGCGGTGGCCGGGCCGCACCCGGATGCACCACACCGACCAGACGCCCTCGTCGTCGTCGAGGTGCGGGATGCGCCGGTTGCGCGCGAAGGTCGTGTCGGCCCGCGGGTGCACCGCAGCCCAGCCCACCACCTCCCCGTCGGCGTCGTAGGCGAGCACGCCGGGCGGCGGGTCGAGCTCCACGAGTTCACGCACCCGATCGCCCCGGGCGGGCCCGCTCAGCGTGAGATTCTCCTTCGACGGGATGCGGTAGCTGAGGCACCAGCACACGTTCGCGTCGGGGCGCTTGGGGCCCACCATGGTCGCGACGTCGGCGAACACCGTCGCCGGCCGCACCTCGATCGTCGTGCCGGCCATCCGTGCGCGCCGGAGCTCAGGCGACGGCGACGGCGCGGTGGCCGCGCGGGGTCGTCATGCGGGCGAGGAGGGTGGGGAGGGTGCGGGTGACGTACGAGGAGGTGTCGAAGTCGCTCTCGTCGTGGCCGGCGAACACCCACCCCTCGAACGAGCGCTCGTAGCTCTCGAGGATGAGCCGCGCCGCGAGCGCGGGCGGCCAGCTCGGGTCGCGGTCGAGCTCGTCGATCAACTCGATCACGACGGCAGACAGCGTCTCGAGGTGGCGGCGCTCGGCGGCGAGCAGCGACTCGGCGGCGTTCGGGGAGCGCAGCGCCCTGAGCCGGCGCTCGGCACGGATGATCACCGCACCCCGGTCGATCGGCCGGGCCTGGGCGAGCGCCACTGCGGCCGAGCCGAGCAGCTGCTCGTCGTCGAGACCCGCGAGGCCGCCGAGCCCCGCCCGCAACCGCTCCGCGCACTCCTCGGCGAGGCGCTCCTGCACGGCGTCGAGGAATTCGTCGTCGGTGGCGAACAGCGCACGGAACGACTGAGGGTGGATGCCGGCTTGCTCCGACACGTCGGCGATCAGCTGCGGGGTCACGGTGCCTCCCGCCGCGAGGGCGATGCGCCCGGCGGCGGCGAGGCGGGAGCGGGCGTCGGCACGCTGCCACTCGGTCTTCCTCACCATCGGTTCGACCTTTCTCGCACGAGAGAACCTTAGCTCAGCGCTGCTCGCCCAGTGCCGCCGCCTTCGCCCGCAGCACGTCACGCTCGCGCTCGTTGGCGGTGAGCGACGCCGCCGTCAGGAGCTCCGCGCGTGCCTCCTGGTCGCGGCCGAGACGGGCGAGCAGTTCCCCGCGCACGCTCGGGATGAGGTGACTCCCCCGCAGCGCCCCCTCCTCGTCGAGCCGGTCGACGATGGCCAGAGCGGATGCGGGCCCCACAGCCTGCGCCACCGCGACCGCGCGATTCACCTCGACGACGGGGTTCGGCGCGAGTCGTCCGAGCGCCTCGTAGAGCACGACGATCGCTTCCCAGTCGGTGGTCTCGACGCTCGGCGCGGTGGCGTGCAGCTCGGCGATCGCCGCCTGCAGCGCG contains the following coding sequences:
- a CDS encoding NYN domain-containing protein; its protein translation is MTEPSDSRVGLYIDFDNIVISRYQQLHGRQAFQRDGIRDFDRTRQGADPEIAARLAAATVDFDAVVDFAASFGTIVVNRAYADWSVPVNASYQRQLMSRAVDLTQLFTTTTRGTKNGADIRLAVDVVEDLFRLPDLTHVIIVAGDSDYIALAQKSKRLGRYVVGIGVAGSSSTSLAAACDEFEHYDSLPGVKDAAGAVARSGGSTGGRAAGRKVESAAGAGASDDSSAQGQSQSSAQSPGAEGDAQTEKKTTTRGRRAAAMTPTFSHLDDAGYEEPEPTEQVDPQQTATELLVRALQVGHAKGDDDEWLNTGNVKNQMRRMDPSFSEKPLGFRSFGDFLASRDEVAELGEDGSQRLIRLRQAPQPSARRRR
- a CDS encoding GNAT family N-acetyltransferase, giving the protein MAGTTIEVRPATVFADVATMVGPKRPDANVCWCLSYRIPSKENLTLSGPARGDRVRELVELDPPPGVLAYDADGEVVGWAAVHPRADTTFARNRRIPHLDDDEGVWSVWCIRVRPGHRGRGISHRLLAGAVEFARDHGARAIEGYPVDNAGKKVDLTMAYVGTRSLFEKAGFEKAADTTSVLNGFPRVLMRLELDGG